GTCTGGTGGGCGCGGACAGCAGCAACAGCCGCGCTACAACCAGCAAAACCAACCGCGCAAAAGCTTTCCCACTGGTCCTACTGCAACCCACGACAACAATGGGCGCCCTATCTGCCAAGTCTGCTTCAAGACAGGACATACGGCGCTTGAATGCTGGCATCGTTTTGATAAGAACTACGTTCCAGAGGAACGACATGTTGCTGCTGCTATGAGTCTCTACTCCATGGATCAAAACTGGTACATGGACACTGGTGCTACAGACAATATAACCAGTGATCTTGAGAAGCTCGCTGTTCGTGACAAGTACAACGGAGGCGACCAAATTCACACCGCAAGCGGTGCAGGTATGGAAATTAAACATATTGGTCATTCAATAGTTCATACCCCAACTCGTAATTTACATCTAAATAAAGTTCTCCACGTTCCAGAAGCTGCTAAAAATCTTGTTTCTGTTCATCGTCTTACTAAAGATAATTCAACTTTCCTTGAATTTCATCCTGATTATTTTTTGATCAAGGATCAGGTCACGAAGAACACCATACTTAGAGGGTCATGCCGCAGGGGCCTATATCCTCTTCCTCCTTCATCCATAATAAAGCAAGCTTTTGGAGTCATCAAGCCATCCTTTGAAAGGTGGCACAGTCGTTTGGGCCATGCTTCTGCCCCCATTGTGTCTAAAATTATTAGTATGAACAATCTTCCGTGTTTAGGTGAATCAAATAAAGAGTCTGTGTGTGATGCTTGTCAAAAGGCAAAAAGTCATCAGCTTCCTTATCCAAAATCGCATAGCGTTTCCAGCCAACCTTTACAGCTTATTTTTTCTGATGTTTGGGGACCCTCGCCCTTTTGTGTTGGAAGAAATAGATTCTATGTTAGTTTTATTGATGACTATAGCAAATTTGTGTGGCTTTATCCCCTTAAGCACAAATCTGAAGTTTTCCAGAAATTTCATGAGTTTCAAAATCTTGTTGAAAGACTCTTTAATCGAAAGATAATATCAATACAGACTGATTGGGGAGGCGAATATCAAAAATTGCATTCCTTTTTTTATCACATTGGCATATCTCATCTTGTCTCATGCCCTCATGCTCATCAGCAAAACGGGGCCGCCGAACGAAAGCATCGGCATATTGTTGAAGTTGGATTAGCTTTATTAGCTCATGCATCTATGCCTCTTAAGTTTTGGGAAGATGCTTTTATAGCCGCCACTTATTTGATTAATCGCACTCCCAGTCGAGTCATCAATTTTAAAACCCCTCTTGAGCGATTGTTTCAACAAAAACCAGATTATTCTTCTCTCCGAATTTTTGGCTGTGCTTGCTGGCCGAATCTTCGTCCCTGTAATGCCCACAAATTTCAATTCCGATCCACAAGATGTGTTTTCCTCGGCTATAGTCCTTTGCACAAAGGATTTAAGTGCCTAGATCCTCCTACAGGGCGAGTTTATATCTCTCGGGATGTCACGTTTGACGAAAATATTTTTCCATTTGCCCAACTTCATCCAAATGCAGGAGCACGTCTTCGTCATGAgatctctctccttccttctgaTCTTAGGCCACCAACAtctgatcaagggggagaactATCAAATGATCATATGTTTAATTCTAACAACTCATGTGATGAAGTATGTGCAGAAAATAGGGTGGATGCAGCAAATTCTGAAGAGCCTCGCGAGGTGAATCCAGCAAATGGCGTTGGCACTGGTGCTGATGCCAATTCGGTTCCAGGACCGACCCTGTCGCCATGTGGATCAAGCGGCATTGGTGCTGGTCCGCTCCAACCAGAGGCCGCCACGATGCCGACAGGAGAGGAGGAAGCCGGCGACGATTTGCCTACTCCAACCGGCACAAATCCCAGGGCGGAATCTCCTGCGCCGCATTCACCTGCCCCTGAATCATCTGCTCCAATCAGTTCTGAACCTGCTGGTATGGCTCCTGCTGAGGAAATTACAACGCGTCCAAGAACACGACTACAGTCGGGGATACGAAAGCCGAAGGTATATACTGATGGCACAATTAAATACAGTTGCTTTACCTCATCAGGAGAACCACAAAATTTAAATGAAGCTTTTGGAAATAAACATTGGAAAGAAGCTATGGATTTAGAGTACTCTGCCTTGATGAAAAATAAGACATGGCATTTAGTACCTCCAAGAAAAGGAATTAATATCATTGATTCAAAATGGGTCTATAAGATAAAAAGAAAAGCTGATGGAAGTCTTGACAGATACAAAGCTCGTTTAGTTGCAAAAGGTTTTAAGCAAAGATATGGTATAGATTATGAGGATACTTTTAGTCCTGTAGTAAAAGCAACAACAATCAGAGTCATTTTATCTGTGGCTGTGCCAAGAGGATGGAGTCTTCGTCAGTTAGATGTACAAAATGCCTTCTTACATGGAGTTTTGGAAGAAGAGGTATACATGAGACAGCCACCAGGATATGAGGATAAATCTTTGCCTAATTATGTTTGCAAACTTGATAAAGCTTTGTATGGTCTTAAGCAAGCGCCAAGAGCGTGGTACTCTAGATTAAGTACGAAACTACAGAGTTTAGATTTTAAGCCATCACGAGCGGATACATCTTTATTCTTCTATAACAAGGGAAATATCAGCATGTTTGTTCTTATTTATATTGATGATATTATTGTGGCAAGCTCAGTACCTAGTGCAACTACAGCTTTACTCAGTGACCTTAATAAGGAGTTTGCTTTGAAAGATTTGGGTGATCTACATTATTTCCTTGGAATAGAAGTGAACAAAGCCTCTGATGGTATAGTTTTGTCTAAAAAAAATATGCTTCAGATATTTTAAAGAGAGTTGGCATGAGTGATTGTAAACCAGCAAATACACCAATGTCAACCTCAGAAAAACTTTCAGTTCATGAAGGAGGTTTGCTTGGTCCTAGTGATGCAACACAATACAGAAGCATGGTTGGTGCTTTACAATATTTGACGTTGACAAGACCAGATATTTCTTTTGCAGTCAACAAGGTATGTCAATATTTACATGCTCCGACTACAATTCATTGGTCAGCAGTTAAAAGGATTTTACAGTATATTAAACACACTATGAAGCTTGGCCTAAAAATTGGGAAGATGTCATCTCTGTTGGTTAGTGGCTTCAGTGATGCAGATTGGGCTGGATGTATTGATGATAGGCGCTCTACAGGAGGTTTTGCAATTTTCTTAGGTTCAAATCTGGTTTCCTGGAATGCACGCAAGCAGGCGACTGTATCAAGATCAAGTACAGAAGCAGAATATAAAGCGTTGGCCAATGCAACTGCAGAAATTATGTGGATTCAAATCTTGTTGTTGGAAATTGGAGTTCAAGCACCAAGAAAAGCAAAGCTATGGTGTGATAACATGGGAGCTAAATATCTCTCTGCAAATCCAGTTTTTCATGCAAGAACAAAGCATATTGAAGTGGACTATCACTTTGTTCGTGAAAGAGTTGCAAAAGGATTCCTTGATATTGAACATGTGTCGACAAGGGACCAAGTGGCTGATGGATTTACAAAACCATTAGGTGCGCGACAATTGGAGATTTTCAAGGGCAATCTTAATCTAGAGAAGATTTAGATTGAGGGGGAGTGTTAAACATCTTGTAACTAAATATAGACATGTAACCGAACCAAATATGGAAGAGTCATGACCAGCTAAGGATTATAGATTGTCTAGGACTCTTGTTACTAAATTTAGTCTTTCCTAGTTTTATCTCTAGCTGGTCATATCTCTTTCATATATATCTGTAACCGCACCATGTTGCGTATGCATCTAATTAACAAGTAGCCACCGTGACCTCTGAGTTTAGAGGCCGGTGTTCCACCCAAGGCTTCAAGTGCGCCTCTGATTTAACAGACGCCTCCTCCACGGCGACCGAGCATAGAAGAGGAGGCGAACCCTCGCCCgtgtcttcaacctccagcgGCTAAAAATAAACGGGGCTAAATTACAGGGACCTCCATCAACATCGCCGAGCCCCGGAAGCATGTACGACACGACTCCAATGGCTATTTTTGACACCTCCCCTTCTCTCTCGTCCCCTCCTTAGCGTGCGCCGGCACCGCCATTTCCGAGGAAGTTTCGCAAGAGGGAGCGCGATAGAGAAGGAGCGTGGTTACATAGAGGAGACGCGCGTCGAATCAGAGGTTTGATCTTCGCgaggaagaaaggaagagagagagagcagaagGTCCGGTCGGCGCCGGTGGAGGAGCCGCGCTGCCCGGTCGCATGCGAGGAGGATGCGGGTGCTGGAGGAGGACCTGTACCCGTCGACGCCGGGGAAGGTGAAGGTGGAGCGGGCGGGGTCGATGAGCCGGCACGTCCACCGCTGCTTCGCGTCCACGGGGACCATGTTCCTGTGGGCGCTCTTCCTGGTGGCCATGACAGCCACGTACCTCAGCGTCCACTCCTTCGTCGACACCTCGTCGCGCTACTTCGCCGCCTCGTGGGGCGGCCTGCACTGGGAACGGCAGATCCGGGCGTCGGcgtcgccgcggcggccgccggggtCCGCCGAGGGCGCCGGGCTGTCCGTGCTGGTGACGGGCGCGGCCGGGTTCGTGGGCACGCACTGCGCGCTGGCCCTGCGCAAGCGCGGCGACGGCGTCGTCGGCATCGACAACTTCAACTCCTACTACGACCCGTCGCTCAAGAAGGCCCGCCGCGCGCTGCTGCGCTCCCACGGCGTGTTCGTCGTGGAGGGCGACATCAACGACGGCCGCCTCCTGGCGAAGCTCTTCGACGTCGTGCCCTTCACCCACGTGCTCCACCTCGCCGCGCAGGCCGGGGTGCGCTACGCCATGGAGAACCCAGCCTCGTACGTGCACTCCAACATCGCGGGGCTCGTCTCGCTCCTCGAGGCCTGCAAGGACGCCGACCCGCAGCCGGCCATCGTCtgggcgtcctcctcctccgtcTACGGCCTCAACGACCGCGTCCCCTTCTCGGAGGCGCACCGCACCGACCAGCCGGCGTCGCTCTACGCCGCCACCAAGAAGGCCGGCGAGGAGATCACCCACACGTACAACCACATCTACGGCCTCTCCGTCACGGGGCTCCGCTTCTTCACCGTGTACGGGCCCTGGGGCCGCCCCGACATGGCCTACTTCTCCTTCACCCGGAACATCCTCCAGGGGAAGCCCATCACGGTGTACCGGGGCAAGGACCACGTCGACCTCGCCCGGGACTTCACCTACATCAACGACATTGTGCGCGGCTGCCTGGCGTCGCTGGACACGGCGGGgcggagcaccggcaccggcggCAAGAAGCGCGGCCCGGCACCGTACAGGATCTTCAACCTCGGGAACACGTCGCCGGTGACGGTGCCCACGCTGGTGTCCATCCTGGAGAGGTACCTGCGggtgaaggcgaagaagaacgtGGTGGAGATGCCCGGCAATGGCGACGTGCCGTACACGCACGCCAACATCAGCCTGGCCCGGGAGCAGCTCGGGTACAAGCCGACAACGAGCCTGGAGATGGGATTGAAGAAGTTCGTGAGGTGGTACCTCTCCTACTACGGATACAATCGGGGAACGCATACCTTCAGGAACTCATGATGAGTAAATACTCCGTGATTCTGCCTGGGTCTTCCACACTCTGATCGGAGACTGACATTCTTTTGGTTCTGGGGAAGGATTCTGTAGTTGTTGATCAGGAGAGGAGGGAACGGCGATAGAGCGATGAAATGGAGGGGTGGATCCTCTTCATTCTGTATTTTGTTCTGTAAATTGTACCACTTATAGATCAATTATAGATTTATCTCTTCTCAAAACTGAAGGTGGATGCTGGTATATAGTGCGATTTTACAGGTGCCGGCACAGTTCAGGTTCAGATCAACGTGGGATACGGTGTTTCCACATAAATTTTGCTAATATCTTCTCGACACATTTCGATTTCAGAGGGAATAAGGAAAACTCCCTGTTCTAATTTTTGACTTAAAAAGTCTGCAcagccttttttttcttttgcgcAAAGAGGTTCTAGAGAACTAATCAGCAGCTTGTTCGTCATCCCAATTTTGGCAATGATAGCTTGGAGGTCCTGCGGTTCTTCCGAAATAGGCTGTGATTCCTTTTAGTCTGTGGTGTATGTAGTTCTCTTCACTCTGTAATTATCAGAGTTCACAGGATCATCATGGACTTACACTACACTAGTCCCCACAGAAAGCTCAAATCTAAAGAAGAGCAGTAACATATCATACCTCGAAATCTAATGGTGGGCAAGACAACCAGGAAAGCTCCTCTACTTGGCTAATGTCGACCGTCCGTGGCAGAAACATGATGGCATTTGGAGCTATTTTCTGAGCAGCTTGGAATGTTGTGTACCTGCACGCAAAGATGTAATGTCAAGACCCAAGTGTGCATGGGCTCTTGAATGCCATGTTTTCATCCTAACGTAATAGTGAAAACATGTCAACAATTACTCGTTACCAACGTAAAATTTCTGGTTCACTTGGAACTATCTGTGGAAACTGGAAACTTTGATAGTCATAGCTAGAGAATTGCGGAGCTACACTTGCATAGTTGCTAATAACTTGCCAGGATAAGATGTCAGCGGATGCTACAGCTGTTTGAAGGATTCCTTTTTTCCATCTTTCAGAAAggaggaaaataaaattaacgAATGCCGTACCCGTCTTTtggcttcagcatatcaagggTGTAGATTGGAGCATGGATGTATGCTGGCCCTCCCCAGGGTGGTGAAAGGAACACCAAATCAGCCTGGTGCCATAGAAGCAATTAATCAATCAGGAAAAATTTGACAGCTGAAATTACTGCGCATTCTTCTTTACAGTGACAGTATGGCACGGTGCAGATATTATGGTATGAGGTTTAGGAATCAGGAGCTCAAAGCTTGAATGCTGGTCGTCCAGAGCTTTGACAAACTCTGACGatttttaaaaatttaattCTCCCTGCGCTACTGAATCACTAGACATACCTTGAGGAAAGGTGCGAGGCGGAAGAAGTCACCGACGACGAACTCGATCCTGTCCTCGACGCCGTAGACCCTCGCGTTGTGCGCCGCCAGCTCCACCTTGCGGGGGTCGATCTCCACGGCGACCACGTAGCAACCCCTGCGGCACGAGACCACGGCGGTGACCGAGTTAGTTGCTGCGGCACGAAAAGAAAATGGATGGAGTCCGGCGCACGGGAGGTGAGGCGGCGCGTGCCTGGCGGCGAACTGGATGGAGTTGCCGCCGCACCCGGCGAACGCGTCGACGACGAGGTCCccgggcgcggcgcgggcggcctgCGACGCCGCGACGGCCTCCGGGGTGGCGGAGTACCAGCCCTCGGCGTCCATGCGCACGCCACGGTCGTACAGGGAGAAGAGGCTGTGGCGGTGCGCCCAGTACTTCCCCGCCACCACGGCCGCGTCCACGTCCGCTTCGGCGGCGGCATCGGgttcccgcgccgccccgacgGCCTGATCCTGcggctcctccgccgcccccggGCGCTTCGGCTCCCCCGGTCTCGTTGCCCTGCGGTTGCGCGTGGGCCTGGCcgtgaggcggcggcggcggcggcgggcggtttTCGTGGCAGTGGCGTCAAGGAGGCGGAAGAAGCGGTGCGTCGTGGTCCTGTTGTGGAGGAAGGGGAGCACGCGGGTTCGGCGGCCGGGGCCTGGTGGCGCGGCGTTTGTTTTCGCCATGTTTGGTTGGTTGGTCTGTCCTCCGTTTTGTAATCGGGGTCTCGCCGTCTCGGGGCGGAAGGCGACGAGTCCAAAAATGAATTTGGAAAGTCACCTCACCAGTCACCACTCACCACCATTTCAAGTTTTCAACAGGGAGGGTAAATATCTGATGTCTCACATGTTCTTTTCTTAAAAATATGAATCACAGAACATTCTTACAAGCAACGAATTCCATAGTTATAAGCAGTGGAGCTACAAATCAATTGCATCAGCTCACACATGAGGCGGTTCAATGTGCCAAGGAAACAACATCATACTTCGAATGCGGCGAAAATCCAGACGTACAAGTTGCTTCACGCATTGCAGGTTACAATCCTGGTGTGCAATGGAGGAAAAATGTTTCTGACGCTTTCCGCGCAGTGCAGCACGTCCTTCACCGGTTACATTATATTGTAGATTAGAGGATTCTCTATGGATCTGTATAGCTTCAAGGTTCTGCAGAAAATGCGGCGTAGCTTAGCAAGGCCGAGACATGAAAACAAGGCCACCCAACAAACATGGGCGGTGCAAGAAACAGGGGCACGCAAACTTACTGAGGGATGAAGCGGCAAGTACCGTTAACTCCCCTAGAGAACAGAATAGAATGTTAGGAATACGACCACTGCAGTATGAGCTTCACAAGTACTTGGACAACCAAGGAAGATCGGGGGATTCCTTGAGGGCAAAGGTTACATCGTCACTGCCGAGCAAGAAAACTTAGTATTAGATCATGAGAGAAGAAAGGCTCAAACCGATACTCTTTTGTTTTTGAATTGGAAATTCTAGATGCAGTTGCATGAGCTGACCTTGGGTAGTTTAGCTGCAGCTTCTGCAACTTGTGCTTACTACCTTCTTCACAGAGGATGACCTTGCTTTCACCAAGCTTGCAGCTGCAAGTGGAATATGTAAAATTTATTGATATAGATCACCAAATCAAATAAAAGGAAGTGCAAATAAAAGTTAGAAGAATTCAAAAGTGTATGGAAACATCAATGTTTATATCTCACTAGCATAGACAAAAATGCCACAGATGAAGACAATGTCCAAGAATAATAAAGAATGTGCACAAATAATTCCCAGCTAACTAAGAGCAACACTGCACCAAGTGTAGGAAAAAATGAGCTAGCTGAACCAACTTTAACCACCTTGAATCATGGTTCAACTTTCAAAAACAAATCCACAAAAAAATTAGCACACAAGAGACACAAGGATGCAATAACAGCAGAACCCGAAAGACTGAACTTTTCACTTCAGTTTGCATCCAAGCATGCACTAGTCCATATATTGCTTTGCATGCAACAAATTTACTAGAAAACCATAATGAAATGGCATCACAGTGTGCAAAACATACTCAAGTTGGGAGTTGGAACAAGGAATTCCAATGTAACTACATTTGCAAGGGCACACAGAAGCAAAGGCAACAAACAACATCACTAAATACATTATACATGATGGTATGTGTACATGAACTCATGGAGTCAACTGTATGTAAAAGCGACTTTTACACATTAGAATGGATTAGCATACCAGATTTTCATGAGAGTGTCGCATCCAGGCAAGAGTTCTCTATTAACGTGGCACCAGGAGAGAACTGTTGTTGCTAGCtgcagaaaagaaaaaaaaggatttTCTTCTTCAGAAGAACGCATACTAAAACGTCGTTATGTGCATGGCCCCAGACAGGAATGCATAAAAGAGCAGCATTGTTAATATCCTGCCGCTGTGAAACTTCCAAAGTAAGCATGAAACAGTTCATCTGATGCTTCAGTTCACATGGACAAAGGCAATACAGGTATGGTGATATGAGGAAACAAGGATACAACTATACATCAAGTGTATGCATATTTTCCTATATCTTGGAACAAAACAGTAGTATGGTTATAGGGTTTGGAGTGGAGCTAGTGGTGATGGTATCGGAGTGAACTTCACTTGGGAATGTTGAATGGGAGGTATCGAGGGGTAATAGATACTGATGCTGCATGTTGGTGGGTAATAGATACTGATGCTGCATGTTGGTGAGTATCAGAGTAACACAGTGGTGCAGTCACAACAGTTCCATCCAGCTTAAATATTGTAGCAGACTAGCAGGGGAACATAAAATAGGGGAAAACAAGAAAAAACCTAGTTAGTGGTAACTGGAGATTGCCTAAACAATTCAACAAGGGATTCTGAAGCTTGAATAAATTGTTGAATTCTCATAATAGAATGGCTGGAATAGTTTAGTCGTCAGAAAAAAAAATGACAGCAAAGCAAAGAAAATACTAAATGAAGAGTTCATTGTAGATGGCACTTCCATGGTCTGTATACCCTATACTGACAGCATGGGGCTGAAACAGCCACGGAAGGGGTCGTGCCACACACAACTGGCCTGACAAATTAATGTACAAGGTAAGAGTCTTCATCCTAAGTATTGGAGTCGAAACAAGACCATGGTACATAGGCACCAAGGCCTACAGAACCAGCCATCCGTACAGCCTGACACCTGGGCTTGACCAGGCAAATTTTTGTTTGCACCCATAATATTAAAAACTAACATAGGAGATAAAAGAACACCAAAATAAAATGCACTCACCTTATCAAAAGTTACTTCACCTAGTCCACTTTTGTACAATTCATGGACCATAGCAACCAAAATAACTTTTCCAAACTTTGGGCAGTTCTTCATCACCTGTAACGAGATGAAAATGTTGCAAAGTTACAAATAATGTCAGTTTGACTGTATTTATTGATCTGGCTCATGTAGGAGGCAACCATTGTCCACTTACTTGAATATGTGGTGCCTGAAAGACTTCCTGAATAGCAGCTTCTATATCACCCATGCAAACAACACCATCTCCTACAAGTATGGGGATCCATGTTTAATGGGCTATATACAATCTTGGAATTGAGTCTAAACAATAATGATAAAGTCATAAAACTGCAGCAAAGGGTGGATTTGTATTGGTGATCAAGGTTTATGTAAGCATAAAGAAAGAAAAAATCCAATGTAAACACTTTTGGTGACTAGATCCCAATACATATGTGCACAGTACCTTTATTTGCAGAAGTCTGTCCAGACTGTTGAGACTGTTTGATACGGTAGTCTGCGAACTCCGCTGCCCTTCTGCAAATTTCTAAAGCTCGCCTAGCATCACCTGACATGGCAGCTACCTGCATGCAAAGGAAACATAATCAAATGAATGAAAATCTGTGCTAAAATTACATTAGAAAATGGCTTAATATCACAGTGAAGTTAATTAATGGGGTatatgagttgctagccatttTAAATTATTTGTTTGCACCAGACTTCAACATTTTTTTTCAGACTGCGCGAGATGACCTCTTTTTTTGTACTATTATTCGACTTTTATGCCTCATACACCTATCATGGCTTCAGCTCTGATCTACCATAACATGAACTTATCACTTCATGTGTTGCTGGCACACTTGCTGCCTCTTAGCCTCTGATTTGGTGGAATGATGGCCAGAGTAACAGTGGTGGATGAAAAGTCATGACAACAAATATATAAACATGGTATTGCGGGGGGCAAACCTTTCTAGAAGCAAATTCAATAGCCTGTTCCTCAAAGGCATCAATACCCTTCAGACGACTTGTTATAATTTCCTGCAATTGCCGAAAATTGTATGGGCCAAAACACAGTCGTTGGATACCCATCCGACTAGATATACGAGGCAATAACTTTTCTGGGAGATCCATTGTGTTTGCTATGCCTGCATTCATTAACAAAATAACCAAGGGGTAAATAAAAGGTAAGGCAAAAATCAAAGATAAAAATAAAGAATGATCACCTATAACAACTAGGTTGGAATTTGGTTTGGTGGGCCAATCAAGAATGTTATAAAGAACCTGATGAAAGATAGTCAACAGTCAAATAACGGGGGGGAAATGAAAAATGGAAATACCATTAATAAAACCTACAAAACAAAATAGGTAAGCTACTAGGTTTGTTTTGAATTATTACCGATTGGTTTCTTGTCAAAAGAAGATCAAGCTCATCAATGAGCAAAATAATTGGCTGTTTTGCTTGCTTCCCAATTTTCGAAACACCTGAAAAATGCTCTGTTAAATAGTGAAGAGCCTTTTTCCACCCAACCCTATGCCCACTCAACTGTTCATATATAACCTGCATATTTTCAAAAACATACCCATTACAATTGTTTCCTGAGGGTTTGTGCCAGCTACAGTTGAGTAGGGCAGATTTATCATTAGGTAATCAGCAGAAGTACCTTGTAGATATTCTCAGGAGAAGCTAATTTAAGACCATTAATTTCTATAAAACAATATGGCTTCAGAGTTCCGGAATCTAGTTCAGATCTCAGCCTCCTCATAACAGCAAGTACACTCATAGTCTGCAGGTAGACGAAACAGAAGATAAGGTTTAATGTTTAGCCACAGAAGATGAGATGAAACCATAAAagcagcaaaaaaaaaagatggctTCTTACCTTGCCAGTACCAGGTACACCATGGATATAAAGGCAGCGTCCTAGACATTGGTCATTACAAATTGCATCCTTCACAAATGTAGATATCTCCTCCATTTCTCTGAAACAAGACTTCAGCTGAGTAGCAGTTTTGTAAGAAGCATAAGAAACATCTAACAAGATGAACAAACATACTTATCCCTGCAAGGCAATGACTTAGGAAGAGTTGCCAGTAACAGGGTTGCTTTCGCCTTCTCCAGCTCAGTCTTTTGGTGGCACCGAACATGCTCAGGAATTTTACGTATCCCAATTTTTTGTAGGCCATATGTCCTACCCTTCCTTGAATTCTGAGAAATATTCCATTTCAGTAAAACAATATAAAACAGCAGATGAAGGGAGAAAAGAATGGCTATTACCGCCGCCAACTCATGTGATTGATTCCTTCTGGCAGAGAAACATGATTTAGGTTCTTCCTCCTCGTCATATTCTGAATCTTCATCAGTATCACTGTTATAATCTTTACCGGCATTGTAAGGCTCATCACTGGGATCTTCCTTTATCTACAAGAAATGAAGAGGAAGAACGATCACTGGGTAAATTGCAATGGTGTCCAAGCCTCTAAggagagaattttgagtttatGTGCATCTACCTCAGGCTCATCGTCAATGTCAGCCAAACGCTTAAAATTATGCCAGTGTATA
The genomic region above belongs to Panicum hallii strain FIL2 chromosome 4, PHallii_v3.1, whole genome shotgun sequence and contains:
- the LOC112888582 gene encoding origin of replication complex subunit 1 isoform X1 — translated: MDLPATPSKSKLRSSPAKPIAASTKPQMDLCTPSKPTPRRKSKSATSPAPVSPATPSTIRRSRRLLETPTKAAPEVPVKATPTPATRGKRAAPSPKTPAQGEPKRQRRLPRKRAYYRKVVYDGGEFEVGDDVYVKRREDAESDAEDPEAEECRVCFRAGGGVMVECDACLGGFHLRCVRPPLRRVPEGDWACPYCEAERAGKAVERPRPPEGKRIVRTAKEKLLSSDLWAARIESLWREPDGTFRAKVRWYIIPEETTAGRQPHNLRRELYRTNDLGDIEMETILRHCSVMCPKDFRDANDGGDDVFYCEYEYDIHWHNFKRLADIDDEPEIKEDPSDEPYNAGKDYNSDTDEDSEYDEEEEPKSCFSARRNQSHELAANSRKGRTYGLQKIGIRKIPEHVRCHQKTELEKAKATLLLATLPKSLPCRDKEMEEISTFVKDAICNDQCLGRCLYIHGVPGTGKTMSVLAVMRRLRSELDSGTLKPYCFIEINGLKLASPENIYKVIYEQLSGHRVGWKKALHYLTEHFSGVSKIGKQAKQPIILLIDELDLLLTRNQSEIITSRLKGIDAFEEQAIEFASRKVAAMSGDARRALEICRRAAEFADYRIKQSQQSGQTSANKGDGVVCMGDIEAAIQEVFQAPHIQVMKNCPKFGKVILVAMVHELYKSGLGEVTFDKLATTVLSWCHVNRELLPGCDTLMKICCKLGESKVILCEEGSKHKLQKLQLNYPSDDVTFALKESPDLPWLSKYL
- the LOC112888582 gene encoding origin of replication complex subunit 1 isoform X2; amino-acid sequence: MDLPATPSKSKLRSSPAKPIAASTKPQMDLCTPSKPTPRRKSKSATSPAPVSPATPSTIRRSRRLLETPTKAAPEVPVKATPTPATRGKRAAPSPKTPAQGEPKRQRRLPRKRAYYRKVVYDGGEFEVGDDVYVKRREDAESDAEDPEAEECRVCFRAGGGVMVECDACLGGFHLRCVRPPLRRVPEGDWACPYCEAERAGKAVERPRPPEGKRIVRTAKEKLLSSDLWAARIESLWREPDGTFRAKVRWYIIPEETTAGRQPHNLRRELYRTNDLGDIEMETILRHCSVMCPKDFRDANDGGDDVFYCEYEYDIHWHNFKRLADIDDEPEIKEDPSDEPYNAGKDYNSDTDEDSEYDEEEEPKSCFSARRNQSHELAANSRKGRTYGLQKIGIRKIPEHVRCHQKTELEKAKATLLLATLPKSLPCRDKEMEEISTFVKDAICNDQCLGRCLYIHGVPGTGKTMSVLAVMRRLRSELDSGTLKPYCFIEINGLKLASPENIYKVIYEQLSGHRVGWKKALHYLTEHFSGVSKIGKQAKQPIILLIDELDLLLTRNQSVLYNILDWPTKPNSNLVVIGIANTMDLPEKLLPRISSRMGIQRLCFGPYNFRQLQEIITSRLKGIDAFEEQAIEFASRKVAAMSGDARRALEICRRAAEFADYRIKQSQQSGQTSANKGDGVVCMGDIEAAIQEVFQAPHIQVMKNCPKFGKVILVAMVHELYKSGLGEVTFDKLATTVLSWCHVNRELLPGCDTLMKICCKLGESKVILCEEGSKHKLQKLQLNYPSDDVTFALKESPDLPWLSKYL
- the LOC112890594 gene encoding UDP-glucuronate 4-epimerase 1-like translates to MRVLEEDLYPSTPGKVKVERAGSMSRHVHRCFASTGTMFLWALFLVAMTATYLSVHSFVDTSSRYFAASWGGLHWERQIRASASPRRPPGSAEGAGLSVLVTGAAGFVGTHCALALRKRGDGVVGIDNFNSYYDPSLKKARRALLRSHGVFVVEGDINDGRLLAKLFDVVPFTHVLHLAAQAGVRYAMENPASYVHSNIAGLVSLLEACKDADPQPAIVWASSSSVYGLNDRVPFSEAHRTDQPASLYAATKKAGEEITHTYNHIYGLSVTGLRFFTVYGPWGRPDMAYFSFTRNILQGKPITVYRGKDHVDLARDFTYINDIVRGCLASLDTAGRSTGTGGKKRGPAPYRIFNLGNTSPVTVPTLVSILERYLRVKAKKNVVEMPGNGDVPYTHANISLAREQLGYKPTTSLEMGLKKFVRWYLSYYGYNRGTHTFRNS
- the LOC112888583 gene encoding trimethylguanosine synthase-like → MAKTNAAPPGPGRRTRVLPFLHNRTTTHRFFRLLDATATKTARRRRRRLTARPTRNRRATRPGEPKRPGAAEEPQDQAVGAAREPDAAAEADVDAAVVAGKYWAHRHSLFSLYDRGVRMDAEGWYSATPEAVAASQAARAAPGDLVVDAFAGCGGNSIQFAARGCYVVAVEIDPRKVELAAHNARVYGVEDRIEFVVGDFFRLAPFLKADLVFLSPPWGGPAYIHAPIYTLDMLKPKDGYTTFQAAQKIAPNAIMFLPRTVDISQVEELSWLSCPPLDFESEENYIHHRLKGITAYFGRTAGPPSYHCQNWDDEQAAD